In Verrucomicrobiota bacterium, a single window of DNA contains:
- a CDS encoding type II secretion system protein, whose protein sequence is MHTNCRPFPRLDQEKTAAFTLIELLVVIAIIAILAGMLLPALAKFKTKAQGIACLNNGRQMMMAWKLYVDDFQDNVPQSYGPTEWVHGSLDFNGANRSNWDLNQDITKSILWPYSGSTPGLWKCPADKSTVKNNNVNYPACAASL, encoded by the coding sequence ATGCACACTAATTGCCGGCCATTCCCACGGCTCGACCAGGAGAAGACCGCTGCCTTCACACTGATCGAACTGCTCGTCGTCATCGCCATCATCGCGATCCTGGCCGGCATGTTGTTGCCGGCTTTGGCCAAATTCAAAACCAAAGCCCAAGGCATCGCCTGCCTGAACAATGGTCGCCAGATGATGATGGCGTGGAAATTATACGTGGACGATTTCCAGGACAACGTCCCGCAGTCGTACGGCCCCACCGAGTGGGTCCATGGCTCGCTGGACTTTAATGGGGCGAATCGCAGCAACTGGGATCTGAACCAGGACATCACCAAGAGCATTCTCTGGCCGTATTCCGGAAGCACGCCGGGCCTCTGGAAATGTCCGGCGGACAAGAGCACGGTCAAGAACAACAACGTGAATTATCCCGCGTGCGCAGCATCGCTATGA